A region of Rhizobium grahamii DNA encodes the following proteins:
- a CDS encoding response regulator: MAQMMRQHDWASSSLGLPNAWPEALKVAIRLLLTSKFEMWLGWGPDIAFFYNDAYRPTLGNKHPNALAVPTKILWSEIWDDIKGRLDTVYETGQATWDKALPLLLERNGYSEETYHTFSYSPLIGDDGKVEGVFCAVTEETERVISERRMSTMRVLASGLAAANTECEVFNASHSALEANLKDLPFSALYLFDNEGNARRKWVCGAAEDHALMPGEIHRGQGIWSLEDAWSKQAIALVDLSATDNVPSGPWPKSPSKAAIIPLVGQGGDRPKGILVCGHNPHRTLNDEYLDFLGLIAGQITSRLASVEAFETEKRRAAALADAAEMREKAALALEQLNRQLNSEVELRTAERDRMRALFQQAPSFMCILSGPNHIFELVNDAYLQLVGNRQLVGLSVRDALPDVAGQGFFELLDGVYQSGKPYIGRYLQVTLKREGEQKPDERFINLIYQPIFDLEGAVTGIFVDGFDVTHQKRAEDQLQSLNYTLEQRVEQRTHELRTALLDLEKETVERENAQLALRQAQKMEALGNLTGGVAHDFNNLLQVVGGNLQLLSRDVDGNSRAAQRLQNALAGVERGAKLASQLLAFGRRQPLEPKVINVSKLVKNMDDMLRRALGEEIELETVVSGGLWNTLIDPSQLENAILNLAINARDAMNGRGQLTIETANSILDDDYARKHEDVRPGQYVLVAVTDTGSGISPEIIEQVLEPFFSTKADGKGTGLGLSMVYGFLKQSGGHLKIYSEVGHGTTMKLYMPRTMQVEDSLTDVNASPAEGGTETVLVVEDDDGVRETSVALLSDLGYRVLKAHDAQSAFAIVNSGIRIDLLFTDVVMPGQMRSTELARKAKALCPGMAVLYTSGYTENSIVHGGRLDAGVELLSKPYTREALARKVRHVLRNARQHQIALVRLERQEQAPVYNAAQALDNDPTRLLVVEDEPLILMSTVDMASELGYMVLEASTAEDALTILETEKVDVLLTDVGLHGMSGTDLAHKVRNNWPEVRIVFASGDSNATSASGIADAFQLSKPFTLDDLVAVLDQAKSSR; the protein is encoded by the coding sequence ATGGCACAGATGATGCGCCAACACGACTGGGCGAGCAGTTCACTCGGTCTGCCGAACGCATGGCCCGAAGCCCTCAAGGTAGCTATTCGCCTTTTGCTGACGTCAAAGTTCGAAATGTGGCTCGGATGGGGGCCGGATATCGCATTTTTCTACAATGACGCTTATCGACCGACCCTAGGCAACAAGCATCCGAATGCCCTGGCTGTACCTACGAAGATACTATGGTCGGAGATTTGGGACGACATCAAAGGCCGCCTCGATACCGTTTATGAGACCGGCCAAGCGACATGGGACAAGGCGCTTCCACTTTTACTGGAGCGCAATGGCTACTCGGAGGAGACCTATCACACGTTCTCGTACAGCCCGCTTATTGGAGATGACGGCAAAGTTGAAGGTGTTTTCTGCGCCGTTACCGAAGAGACCGAGCGGGTCATCAGTGAACGCCGCATGTCGACGATGCGCGTGCTTGCTTCGGGACTAGCGGCGGCAAACACGGAATGTGAAGTCTTCAACGCCTCGCATTCCGCGCTCGAAGCGAATTTAAAGGACCTTCCTTTCAGCGCTCTCTATCTTTTCGACAACGAAGGCAATGCGCGGCGCAAGTGGGTCTGCGGGGCTGCGGAAGATCATGCTCTGATGCCTGGCGAAATCCATCGTGGCCAAGGCATCTGGAGCCTCGAAGACGCGTGGTCCAAACAGGCCATCGCGTTGGTAGACCTATCGGCGACTGATAACGTCCCATCCGGACCGTGGCCAAAATCACCGTCCAAGGCGGCGATAATTCCCCTTGTCGGACAGGGTGGTGACAGGCCGAAAGGGATATTGGTCTGCGGACACAATCCCCATCGGACGCTCAACGATGAGTACCTGGATTTTCTAGGTTTGATCGCAGGGCAGATTACCTCTCGGCTTGCTAGCGTTGAAGCTTTCGAAACGGAAAAACGACGGGCTGCGGCGCTAGCCGACGCTGCCGAAATGCGCGAAAAGGCGGCTTTGGCACTGGAGCAACTCAATCGCCAGCTCAACTCGGAGGTCGAACTTCGTACGGCTGAACGGGACCGCATGCGCGCTTTGTTTCAACAAGCGCCGAGCTTTATGTGTATCCTGAGCGGCCCCAATCACATATTCGAACTCGTCAACGATGCCTACCTCCAACTCGTAGGCAATAGGCAGCTCGTGGGCCTAAGCGTCAGGGACGCGCTTCCGGACGTTGCCGGGCAAGGTTTCTTCGAATTGCTCGACGGCGTCTACCAGTCAGGCAAGCCCTACATTGGCCGTTACCTCCAGGTCACGTTGAAGCGCGAGGGCGAGCAAAAGCCGGATGAGCGCTTCATCAATTTGATCTACCAACCAATTTTCGATTTGGAAGGTGCAGTCACCGGAATTTTCGTCGACGGCTTCGACGTCACGCACCAGAAACGCGCCGAGGATCAGCTTCAAAGCCTGAATTATACCCTTGAGCAAAGGGTGGAGCAGCGCACCCATGAGCTGAGAACCGCTCTTCTCGATTTGGAAAAGGAAACAGTCGAGCGCGAGAACGCTCAGCTTGCTTTGAGGCAAGCACAAAAAATGGAAGCGCTGGGTAATCTCACTGGCGGTGTCGCGCACGATTTCAACAATCTTCTACAGGTCGTAGGCGGCAATCTTCAGCTCCTGTCCAGGGATGTCGACGGCAATTCGCGCGCTGCGCAGCGGCTCCAAAACGCGCTGGCAGGCGTCGAGCGTGGGGCTAAACTGGCGTCCCAGCTCCTGGCGTTCGGACGCCGACAGCCGCTCGAGCCGAAGGTCATCAACGTTAGCAAGCTTGTCAAGAACATGGACGACATGCTGCGCCGAGCGCTAGGCGAAGAGATCGAACTTGAAACCGTCGTCTCTGGCGGGCTCTGGAACACGCTGATTGACCCGAGCCAGTTGGAGAACGCGATCCTTAACCTTGCGATCAATGCAAGAGATGCAATGAATGGCCGCGGGCAGCTGACGATTGAGACTGCCAATTCGATTCTCGATGACGATTACGCACGCAAGCACGAGGACGTGAGGCCCGGCCAGTACGTTCTTGTGGCCGTAACCGATACTGGATCGGGGATTTCGCCGGAGATCATCGAGCAAGTACTCGAGCCTTTTTTCAGCACGAAGGCAGATGGCAAGGGCACCGGCTTGGGTCTTTCCATGGTCTACGGATTCCTGAAACAATCCGGCGGTCACCTGAAGATCTACAGTGAAGTCGGTCACGGCACCACGATGAAGCTATATATGCCCCGCACGATGCAGGTCGAAGACAGTTTGACCGACGTGAACGCCAGTCCGGCAGAGGGGGGAACGGAGACTGTGCTCGTCGTCGAGGACGATGACGGCGTTAGAGAAACATCGGTGGCGCTGCTGAGCGACCTTGGATACCGGGTTCTAAAAGCCCACGACGCGCAGTCGGCATTTGCCATCGTTAACAGCGGCATTCGGATCGACCTGCTGTTTACCGACGTTGTGATGCCGGGCCAGATGCGCAGCACCGAGCTCGCCAGAAAGGCCAAGGCGCTTTGTCCCGGGATGGCCGTGCTTTACACGTCCGGCTATACGGAAAACTCGATCGTGCACGGCGGCAGACTCGATGCTGGCGTTGAGCTGCTCTCCAAGCCCTACACCCGTGAAGCCTTGGCGCGCAAGGTTCGCCACGTACTGAGAAACGCCCGGCAACACCAGATCGCCTTGGTCCGGCTGGAGCGTCAAGAACAAGCGCCTGTCTACAACGCCGCGCAAGCGCTCGACAACGATCCAACGCGGCTGCTGGTTGTGGAAGATGAGCCCCTGATCCTTATGTCAACGGTCGATATGGCAAGTGAACTGGGCTATATGGTCCTCGAGGCCAGCACGGCCGAGGACGCGCTTACGATATTGGAAACCGAGAAAGTTGACGTACTGCTTACGGACGTCGGACTGCACGGCATGTCAGGGACCGATCTTGCGCACAAAGTTCGAAACAACTGGCCCGAAGTGCGTATCGTCTTCGCCAGTGGCGACAGCAACGCCACGTCGGCCTCAGGCATTGCGGACGCATTTCAATTGTCCAAGCCGTTCACATTGGACGATTTGGTTGCTGTGCTTGACCAAGCAAAATCATCACGGTGA
- a CDS encoding winged helix-turn-helix transcriptional regulator: protein MLSYSQAVCDGLREDEDGVRREVLAHAGNRWSLGVIHTLGVYGKLRHADIGRRMHGVTQRMLTRTLRQLERDGLVTRHDLVEMPPRVEYELTEMGMGLLIRMIPLWTWVVENSERFRKSREEFDSRPPEKPSWQTF, encoded by the coding sequence ATGCTGAGCTATTCTCAAGCGGTTTGTGATGGCCTTCGCGAGGATGAAGACGGGGTGAGACGCGAGGTTCTTGCCCACGCAGGAAACAGGTGGTCGCTCGGCGTCATACACACCCTCGGCGTTTATGGCAAACTTCGGCACGCGGATATCGGTAGACGGATGCACGGCGTAACGCAGAGGATGCTAACTCGCACACTCCGCCAACTCGAAAGAGATGGCCTTGTCACGCGCCACGATCTCGTCGAGATGCCCCCTCGGGTGGAATACGAACTGACAGAAATGGGAATGGGTCTCCTCATTCGTATGATCCCCTTGTGGACATGGGTTGTGGAGAATTCCGAACGATTCCGAAAGTCACGCGAGGAATTCGATTCCCGGCCGCCGGAGAAGCCTTCCTGGCAAACGTTCTAA
- a CDS encoding aromatic alcohol reductase, with protein sequence MNKAVSNVKSRNILVLGAGELGMPVLRNLARRAKDIEGAKISVLLRASAVESDIPAKQRDIAEIRELGIAIVLGDLVKSSIDELASVFSQYDTVIGCTGYAAGINTPMKLAKAALQSGIPRYFPWQFGVDFEAIGRGGPQDIFDAQLDVRELLRSQSKTEWVIISTGMFMSYLFEPEFGVVDLEKSKVNALGSFDTAVTLTTPDDIGVLTAEIVFYEPTISNEIVFLAGDTVTYGELADKLEAGLNRSFDRSEWTVPVLMDELAKDPQNMMRKYRAAFGIGRGMAWDKAGTFNVREGIKVTEVSDWIVANLIAR encoded by the coding sequence ATGAACAAAGCAGTTTCCAACGTGAAGTCACGGAACATTCTCGTGCTTGGTGCCGGGGAACTCGGGATGCCGGTACTACGCAACCTGGCCCGTCGCGCCAAGGATATCGAAGGGGCGAAGATCAGCGTCTTGCTGCGCGCCAGTGCCGTGGAATCCGATATCCCGGCCAAGCAGCGCGACATCGCTGAAATCCGTGAATTGGGTATCGCGATCGTCTTGGGCGATCTGGTGAAAAGTTCGATTGACGAGCTGGCGTCCGTCTTCTCGCAGTACGACACCGTAATCGGCTGTACGGGCTACGCGGCAGGGATCAATACTCCAATGAAGCTCGCCAAGGCGGCGTTGCAGTCGGGCATTCCTCGCTATTTCCCCTGGCAGTTCGGTGTCGATTTCGAGGCGATCGGTCGAGGTGGTCCGCAGGACATCTTCGACGCTCAGCTCGATGTGCGTGAACTCCTGCGCTCTCAAAGCAAGACCGAATGGGTCATCATCTCCACCGGCATGTTCATGAGCTATCTCTTCGAACCAGAATTCGGCGTCGTTGATCTGGAGAAGAGCAAGGTCAACGCGCTGGGCAGCTTCGATACTGCCGTCACGTTGACGACGCCCGACGACATCGGCGTGCTCACCGCTGAAATCGTCTTCTATGAACCGACCATCAGCAACGAGATCGTTTTCCTGGCGGGCGACACCGTCACCTATGGCGAACTTGCGGACAAGCTGGAGGCGGGCTTAAATCGGTCCTTTGACCGGTCCGAATGGACCGTGCCCGTCCTTATGGATGAACTGGCAAAAGACCCCCAAAACATGATGCGCAAGTACCGTGCAGCGTTCGGCATCGGGCGAGGCATGGCATGGGACAAGGCGGGGACGTTCAACGTGCGCGAAGGCATCAAGGTGACGGAAGTGTCGGATTGGATCGTCGCGAACCTGATCGCAAGGTAA
- a CDS encoding DUF2177 family protein, with the protein MKAMGMKRVLVPYFVTLVVFVAIDPVWPSVMANRLYQPVMADMLFSAFRLAAAVAFYLFYSVGLTFLAKHQTDSPQSQERALRRPRCWG; encoded by the coding sequence ATGAAAGCGATGGGCATGAAGCGTGTTCTCGTCCCATATTTCGTGACGCTTGTCGTCTTCGTCGCAATCGACCCCGTCTGGCCGAGCGTTATGGCAAACAGGCTTTATCAACCGGTCATGGCGGATATGCTTTTCTCCGCCTTCAGGCTTGCGGCCGCCGTCGCCTTCTACCTTTTCTACTCGGTCGGCCTAACGTTTCTGGCGAAGCATCAGACCGACAGCCCTCAATCACAAGAACGCGCTCTTCGCAGGCCACGATGCTGGGGCTGA
- a CDS encoding DUF2147 domain-containing protein: MMKLLAATTLSALAAFTLAHAADIEGEWARGDGNAKVRIASCGSDICATNTWIKPGTPKEKTGDTLVMTIKPGTDGVYSGTAFDPQRDLTYKLTVTVNGDQMTTKGCIVAGLLCKGVGWTRID; this comes from the coding sequence ATGATGAAGTTGTTGGCGGCTACGACCCTGTCTGCCCTTGCAGCCTTCACTCTTGCCCATGCCGCCGATATTGAGGGCGAATGGGCGCGGGGTGATGGCAATGCCAAGGTCCGCATTGCCTCCTGCGGGTCGGACATCTGTGCCACGAACACGTGGATCAAGCCGGGCACGCCCAAGGAAAAGACGGGCGACACGCTGGTCATGACTATCAAACCGGGTACCGATGGCGTCTATTCCGGTACGGCTTTCGATCCGCAGCGAGACCTGACATACAAACTCACGGTAACGGTGAACGGAGATCAGATGACCACCAAGGGGTGCATCGTGGCCGGTCTTCTATGCAAGGGAGTCGGTTGGACCCGGATCGATTGA
- a CDS encoding DUF1295 domain-containing protein: MDVELLILVAMGLSVAMAGAWGVQRATGLSGWIDAIWSLAVGLGGITATLFANGEFGRRMAILVLIAAWAARLASHIGSRTHGGGEDPRYAKFIEEWGNSAGWRLFLFLQIQALAAFILVLAVYLAAANDTPFPGLLDGFAILVAIVALAGEAISDGQLARFRHMPTARTEVCEVGLWGYSRHPNYFFEWLFWCAWPLFALTASAWTWAALLAPTLMYWLLVHVSGIPPLEEHMLRSRGDKFRALQKRVNAFFPGPRRHGELP; the protein is encoded by the coding sequence ATGGACGTGGAGCTTTTGATCTTGGTTGCTATGGGGTTGTCGGTAGCCATGGCTGGCGCCTGGGGTGTACAGCGCGCCACGGGTTTGAGCGGCTGGATCGACGCGATCTGGTCGCTAGCCGTCGGTCTTGGCGGCATCACGGCCACGCTCTTCGCAAATGGCGAATTCGGGCGGCGCATGGCGATTCTGGTCCTGATTGCTGCCTGGGCGGCACGGCTTGCGAGCCATATCGGCTCGCGCACCCATGGCGGCGGGGAAGATCCGCGTTATGCCAAGTTCATCGAGGAATGGGGCAATAGCGCCGGGTGGCGGTTGTTCCTGTTTCTGCAGATCCAGGCGTTGGCCGCCTTTATCCTCGTGCTGGCCGTCTATCTCGCCGCCGCGAACGATACACCCTTCCCGGGCCTGCTGGATGGGTTCGCTATCCTCGTCGCCATCGTCGCATTGGCCGGAGAGGCTATCTCTGACGGGCAGCTTGCCCGCTTCCGCCACATGCCTACCGCCAGGACCGAGGTTTGCGAGGTCGGACTGTGGGGATACTCCCGCCACCCAAACTATTTCTTCGAATGGCTTTTCTGGTGCGCCTGGCCGCTCTTCGCGCTGACGGCATCCGCGTGGACATGGGCGGCGCTGCTCGCGCCGACACTGATGTATTGGCTGCTAGTGCATGTCTCCGGCATCCCGCCGCTCGAAGAACACATGCTGCGCTCGCGCGGAGACAAGTTCCGCGCCCTCCAGAAACGCGTCAACGCCTTTTTTCCCGGCCCCCGTAGACACGGAGAACTGCCTTGA
- a CDS encoding SAM-dependent methyltransferase — protein sequence MNMLAFAINTAERAPLTDGMTLAGIDFLCVRTKRKLAASPAAEEQAFAETMSRFPVATHTEEANRQHYEVPAEFFALALGPQRKYSSCLYPTPDTTLEEAETYALAETVKHAAIEDGMSILELGCGWGSLSLYLAQQFPRSHITSVSNSASQRAYILGLAASRGLTNLTVVTADMNDFATDERFDRIVSVEMFEHMSNWRMLLERVRGWVKPDGKLFLHIFAHKDRSYRFDHDDPTDWIARHFFTGGIMPAHDLPHRFGDLFKVEQEWRWSGTHYRRTALDWLAAFDRRIDLIKPIFRQVYGKDALLWRRRWRLFFLATAGLFGHDNGDVWGVGHYLLAPSLTEQHT from the coding sequence TTGAACATGCTGGCCTTTGCAATCAATACCGCCGAGCGCGCGCCGTTGACCGACGGCATGACGCTGGCGGGCATCGATTTCCTGTGCGTTCGCACCAAGCGGAAGCTGGCCGCAAGCCCTGCTGCGGAAGAACAGGCTTTCGCGGAAACCATGTCACGCTTTCCCGTCGCCACCCATACCGAAGAAGCCAACCGTCAGCATTATGAGGTACCGGCGGAGTTTTTCGCACTGGCGCTTGGCCCACAGCGGAAATATTCCAGCTGTCTTTACCCCACCCCCGACACGACGCTCGAAGAAGCGGAAACCTATGCGCTCGCCGAAACGGTGAAACACGCGGCGATCGAGGATGGCATGAGCATTCTCGAACTCGGCTGCGGCTGGGGTTCCCTGTCGCTCTATCTCGCCCAGCAGTTTCCCAGATCCCATATCACTTCGGTGTCAAACTCGGCCTCGCAGCGCGCCTATATCCTGGGCCTTGCTGCCAGCCGCGGATTGACCAATCTCACCGTGGTCACCGCCGACATGAACGATTTCGCGACCGATGAACGCTTCGACCGTATCGTCTCGGTGGAAATGTTCGAGCATATGTCCAACTGGCGCATGCTGCTGGAACGCGTTCGTGGCTGGGTAAAGCCAGACGGCAAACTCTTCCTGCACATATTCGCCCACAAAGACCGCTCCTACCGCTTCGATCATGACGATCCTACCGATTGGATCGCACGTCACTTCTTCACCGGCGGCATCATGCCGGCCCACGATCTGCCGCACCGGTTTGGCGATCTTTTCAAAGTCGAGCAGGAATGGCGCTGGTCAGGCACGCATTATCGCCGCACGGCGCTCGACTGGCTCGCCGCGTTCGATCGTCGGATCGACCTCATCAAGCCGATCTTCCGGCAGGTCTATGGAAAGGACGCCTTACTCTGGCGTCGCCGCTGGCGGCTATTCTTCCTCGCCACAGCCGGGCTGTTCGGCCATGACAACGGCGATGTCTGGGGCGTAGGCCATTATCTCCTGGCCCCAAGCCTGACCGAGCAGCACACCTGA
- a CDS encoding lipocalin family protein, with the protein MSSRFQLSAVLGAALALVIGCATDVVAAPKVVKVGPDHYRGTWLEIGRTPMLLTDGCVAGYSTYRKGKTADEVIVEDGCRVDTPKGRLKTIRGKGRIEDFGTTNAKMRVRYPLLITFNYWVLYKSPDKTWFISANPSMTDLWIYSRTVPSKGHLKQMVLRAGKLGYDVRKLEFPEQR; encoded by the coding sequence ATGTCATCACGATTTCAGTTGTCGGCAGTCCTCGGTGCCGCGCTCGCGCTGGTTATCGGTTGCGCGACGGACGTCGTTGCCGCGCCAAAAGTCGTCAAGGTCGGGCCGGACCACTACCGAGGGACCTGGCTCGAGATCGGGCGGACGCCAATGTTGCTGACCGATGGCTGCGTCGCCGGGTACTCGACTTATCGAAAGGGCAAGACCGCTGATGAGGTCATCGTCGAGGACGGTTGCCGCGTCGATACGCCGAAGGGTCGTTTGAAGACGATCCGCGGAAAAGGAAGAATCGAGGATTTCGGGACGACAAACGCCAAGATGCGCGTTCGCTACCCGCTGCTGATTACGTTCAATTACTGGGTCCTCTACAAATCTCCCGACAAAACCTGGTTCATCAGCGCCAACCCATCGATGACGGACCTCTGGATTTATTCGAGAACGGTACCGTCGAAAGGCCATCTGAAGCAGATGGTGCTGAGGGCCGGAAAGCTTGGCTACGACGTGCGGAAGCTTGAATTTCCAGAGCAGCGCTGA
- a CDS encoding DUF982 domain-containing protein, with protein MPTPDILWNTPINVRLQNGTEKSLHSIHDALDLLENQWPKVHGAYHDAAVASCRNALKRQTPPAVSKELFLAACLEAGFAVRGGPRRASVQRFSETAHRPF; from the coding sequence ATGCCGACGCCAGATATCCTTTGGAATACCCCGATAAATGTTCGGCTTCAGAATGGCACTGAGAAGTCGTTACACAGTATCCACGACGCCTTGGATTTGCTTGAAAATCAATGGCCCAAGGTGCACGGTGCGTATCACGATGCAGCAGTGGCGAGTTGTCGGAACGCCCTGAAGCGACAAACTCCTCCCGCCGTAAGCAAAGAGCTTTTTCTCGCGGCATGCCTGGAGGCAGGCTTTGCGGTTCGAGGCGGGCCCAGGCGAGCGAGTGTCCAACGCTTTTCGGAAACCGCGCATCGCCCTTTCTGA
- a CDS encoding DUF982 domain-containing protein: MTPDTFREPVSVLVGLGLPVQVKSVMDAYRYLVEWPVSTRDASHSMAINACRAALLGEVEAETVRGLFTAFAEKHDLLAPTIDPVVASRSRRDRDPHIR, translated from the coding sequence ATGACACCCGATACGTTTAGGGAACCTGTATCCGTGCTCGTCGGTCTCGGATTGCCCGTCCAGGTAAAGTCGGTCATGGATGCTTACCGGTATCTTGTTGAGTGGCCAGTCTCGACGAGAGACGCCTCGCACTCGATGGCCATAAATGCCTGCAGGGCTGCGTTGCTCGGTGAAGTCGAAGCAGAAACCGTGCGTGGCCTTTTTACTGCGTTCGCCGAGAAACACGATCTGCTCGCGCCAACGATTGACCCGGTCGTCGCATCTCGGTCCCGTCGTGATCGGGACCCGCACATTCGCTGA
- a CDS encoding Hsp20 family protein, translating to MATSYDYTPLFRSSVGFDRIFNLLENAQRARSVSDWPPYDIVKTGDDSYRISIAVAGFAREDIDITFQSNLLTVTGQKQDTTAEGYLHRGIASRPFEHRFELADHVRVNGAELVNGLLSVDLTREIPEALKPRKIDIQIDQALPSLMTHIEGQKAA from the coding sequence ATGGCAACATCTTATGACTACACACCCCTCTTCCGGTCCAGCGTTGGCTTTGACCGAATCTTTAATCTCCTGGAGAACGCTCAGCGTGCTCGCTCCGTCAGCGACTGGCCGCCGTATGACATCGTCAAGACTGGCGATGATAGCTATCGGATTTCGATCGCTGTTGCGGGCTTCGCGCGCGAGGATATCGACATCACCTTCCAGTCGAACCTCCTGACCGTGACAGGCCAGAAGCAGGACACGACTGCGGAAGGCTATCTGCATCGCGGAATCGCGTCGCGACCCTTCGAACATCGCTTCGAGCTTGCCGATCATGTCAGGGTCAACGGAGCGGAGCTGGTCAACGGTTTGCTGTCAGTCGATCTCACTCGTGAGATTCCCGAAGCTCTAAAGCCGCGGAAAATCGACATTCAGATCGATCAGGCACTACCGAGCCTGATGACCCATATCGAAGGACAAAAGGCTGCTTAA
- a CDS encoding co-chaperone GroES: protein MSFRPLHDRILVRRIESEERTKGGIIIPDTAKEKPQEGEIIAVGPGMRNEAGQLQALDVTAGDRILFGKWSGTEIKINGEDLLIMKESDVMGIVDAQAKQKKVA, encoded by the coding sequence ATGTCGTTCCGACCGCTTCATGATCGCATTCTTGTCCGCCGCATCGAGTCCGAGGAAAGGACCAAGGGCGGCATCATCATTCCAGATACTGCCAAGGAGAAGCCGCAGGAAGGGGAGATTATCGCCGTCGGCCCAGGCATGCGCAACGAGGCTGGCCAGCTGCAGGCACTGGACGTCACGGCCGGCGATCGAATCCTGTTCGGCAAATGGTCCGGTACCGAAATCAAGATCAACGGCGAGGATCTGCTGATTATGAAGGAGAGCGACGTCATGGGTATTGTCGACGCCCAGGCGAAGCAGAAAAAAGTCGCTTGA